The genomic DNA GGAACACGTTTTCCTGCACTGTGAATACAATCTATTCGCACACTCTCTctcgcagacacacacactcgctagCTTTTTCCCAATGTGTGCCGATTTTCCCGACGACACTGATTTGTGCACAGCACAGCCGCGCGGCGATATGTCCTTCCTGTCTGTCGAAAATTTCACCGCAATTTCATAGCCATGCTCGACCAATTTTCTTTCGGCAGTATTTTTCACCCGCCATGCACCAACAAACGCGTGAAAAaaggagtgtttttttttacaattcaCTCACACTTTCTTCACACTGAGTTTCCCTATCCACAACCTAAGCAGCTACAGTGCACTGTACAAGAGTTTTCCCGTGCCAGAGATTCGCAGTCGCAGTATTTTCGCACCGAACCGTTGACCAAGCCACCGCACGCTACACTAACGCAGCCGCCAAGTTTTTCCGCAGTTTTTCTTCCATTGCCGTGCGTGTGCCTCACTATCGTCGCTCCTTTCGACCACACTCACATCGGCCGACGAACACAGTTTTCCACTCTCGTGGTTTTGATGTGCGGGAGACGCGCGGGAAAATTTCACCCATACACAAAGGCGAGCGACgcacgccacacacacacacgctcacacatgCGGCGCAAACTCGCCGATCTCCAACACATTGAAACGGCAGAGCGCGCACACACCACCGAAAAGACACCCTTCTTCCCGCTCTTGTTTGGTTTCTAATCAACCCTCGCGGCTACACACAAGCATGCAAGGGTGAGCCAATGCGGGCGGTGTACTGCCATAAAGCGGGCGCCTTGTTCTTTTCGTACGCTTCAACTAATGGTCGCGTTGGTTAGTAAACTTTCGTACCATCGGTTAACCATCAGTTGCCACCGTGCACTGAATGCGTAATTATGTTGGCCAAACACCCAAAAATGGAACTTTTATCAGCGTAAATCAATTCTTCTCAACCAAAACACCATGCATGTCAACGGaacacaaacataaacacacgCGCAATAGTCTGGACGCGAACTATCAAATCGGCAAGATGACCTCATCGGGGCAGATTAATTAGAACGATAAACGCGCTGATAAGGGCGGTAACGGTTTCCGGGGAGCCTTACGCAAATACAACCAGAATCGAGGAAATTTACTTTTTTCCGTAAAAGCAACGGAAATTACCGAAATTATCTAAAATACCTGTTTTGTGTATATGCTATTTCTTCACTTTTCTTCACCGACTCGTGACGGCACGAGCATAAGCGCTTCACATAGGGTGATGCATGTGGTCATGgatgctgacagctgagaaagattttattttcgttccaatttttttattacaaatatGATGAAATcacggaaaaaaaaaataaaaccaaaatttgcattttgttaatgaaaaaggaaaggtaaaagactcgagaaggcccccccctgacaaaatttgttaggcactataggatatacgcctaaaggtatgcaatccgcagtacacgttgcgaaagcttcacagtgtgctttcagtgtgctttcagtgtggtcaaaattggttgaagaaagtcgaataaaatattgttattatttgattaaaaccccctctccgctaaccctaccattcattttgggttacaggggcttcgtactagttttcagtcgcactaggggtgaacaatcgggcctaaaacatgcaagGCGTTCTcgaacggtaacggaacagtaattcgatgaatacttgttaccttgcattgatattcagcaaaggaggaaacataagaatatcattatctcaaaccacttgttacaatacattttatcaagttctactcgctgtctattaacattattaaggagcaatgcacaatgtttacatcaaatgggttttgaccatacagaaatcccactgtacaacaaaaatgacaggccacagtgctgcacacaaaagattctagggggggccttctcgagtcttttaccaaaggaaatgttaaaatacaTTTTCTATGCTTGGAGGGTGAGGTtcgatcggggttcaaatattttaaacgaaatttATCGGAACGGAACACTAGTTCTTTACAAGTTTGAAAAAAACGTTTTAAAACGACGAAAACAgctaaacatttttcaaaatgtTACAAATAGAAATAAGCACTATTTTATGATCCTatactttcattttttttagcaAAATTCGCCAAAATGGACCCATTTTGGCAGCCCAACTGAATCCTATCAGTTCCGACATTCGAAGTGCAATGTGTACACGCAGGCTCACTCATTTCACGCCCATCACTAGCGCGACCATCTCGATAGCTGCACGGCTTGGGAAAGCCACAAGAACAAGCAGACCGACCGACTGCCGGAAAACAGCGCGGTATTCGCGAAAACGAGTGCGTGCTTTATTACTGTTGCTGATTGATAGTGTCCTTATTTTCCAACCGGCTAGCTCGTcatacacccacacaaacatacatagTGCCGTTCAATATTTGTTTCTTTAGTAAACGCGTTCGCTGTGGCATGAATGAATGCGTAACCGCTTGCTTTGATATCAGCCAACAAAGCCAGCCAGTGTAACGGGGTGGTGTTCATTTTTGTTAGTTAGGAATAAGCGTAAAGCAAAGCATACTGGAACTAAATGCGCTTGATCCAATCAGAACCAGCAGCAGTGTCTTCGCAGCGAGTTGCAACTAAACACGATAGGTCGTGGTTAACACATTTGCAGTAGACAGACGAGACGAAACAGGCTAGAGGCAGGTGGTACACGCGACCAAAGCCCGAAAGAACGATCTGGGAAAGGTAAGAATTTCCAGCGAAGGGAAGATACAGGTACCGCCACCTTGGGCGCGATTCTAACGGAAGGTCATTGTGTTGCAGATTGTTTCGCCTTTTGTTTTATCGGGTGCGCTAGTGCGGGATAAAAAgcggcaaagaaaaagaagacgcGCGAAGCATCATACGGACTTCATCTGTCATTCTTCTTCCGATCtcaccaacacacgcacacacaggctCACATCGCCGTGACACATCGCGCCTGTTTGTAGGAGAAAAGGGCAACAGAAAGGGGAAGAAGCAGCAGAGGCACGCGGCATCAACTCGCGCTTGTGGTGCGAAACACCAAAACACCAGTACGATGCCAGACTACAGCGACCTGGACCGACAAATCGAGCAGCTGAAGCGATGCGAAATCATCAAGGAGCACGAAGTGAAGGCGCTGTGCGCGAAGGCACGCGAAATCCTGGTCGAGGAGGGCAACGTGCAGCGGGTCGACTCGCCGGTAACGGTGTGCGGTGACATACACGGCCAGTTCTACGACCTGAAGGAGCTGTTCAAGGTCGGTGGCGACGTGCCGGAGACGAACTACCTCTTCATGGGCGACTTTGTCGACCGGGGATACTACAGTGTGGAAACATTCCTGCTACTGCTCGCGCTGAAGGTCCGCTACCCGGACCGCATCACACTGATCCGCGGCAACCACGAATCGCGCCAGATCACACAGGTGTACGGGTTTTACGACGAGTGCATACGCAAGTACGGCTCGGTGACGGTGTGGCGATACTGTACCGAAATCTTCGACTATCTCTCCCTGTCCGCCATCATCGATGGGAAGATTTTCTGCGTGCACGGCGGCCTCTCGCCTTCCATACAGTATTTGGATCAGATCCGGTCGATCGATCGCAAGCAGGAGGTGCCGCACGATGGCCCGATGTGCGATCTGCTCTGGAGCGACCCGGAAGACACACACGGGTGGGGTGTATCGCCGCGTGGTGCGGGCTATCTGTTCGGGTCGGACGTGGTGTCACAGTTTAATGCGGCCAACGATATCGACATGATCTGCCGGGCGCATCAGCTCGTGATGGAGGGCTACAAGTGGCACTTTAACGAAACCGTACTGACCGTTTGGTCGGCACCGAACTATTGCTATCGGTAAGTTGCGATAATCGTCCATTTCAGCGGTGGTGCTCTAACAATGCTTTTCGTTCCCTCTTTCTGCAGGTGTGGTAATGTGGCAGCAATTTTAGAACTGAACGAAAACCTGCAGCGTGATTTTACCATTTTTGAAGCAGCCCCACAGGAAAGCCGCGGCATACCATCGAAAAAGCCTCAGGCCGACTACTTCCTCTAAGTCTAAGGGTTTTGTATTGCGTTCCGTCTTTCATTAATTTCCCCTGTGTCCCGAAGCTACGGCTACGGCTCCGGTAGTGAACAGTGCTGCAGTTCGTGTAAGAAACAAGACAGCGTAAAGTGACGCTCAGCCATTAGGTTAGATTGTGACTTCCGGACGTATGAAATATCCCTAGAAGAATGATGAAATCCGCTATTAAACGCGACCTCTTTTTACTACCTATGGCTTGtatactgtgtgtgtgtatgtgcgtgtatTTGGTGCTTAATTTCCTCCCTTAAATGTGTAGTCCTATAGTCCGTCACTGCTCCAGAAGGGCGCCTCCTTGTGTACGATCTTCGGGTTCATATgccttgttttgttgttgtacgtTTGAAATGGGCACTACTTGGGCACTTTTAACTCCACCATATCGTGAAATCCGACGGAATGGCTCTGGTTAAATTGTATTTGGATGCAGGCATGAATAGCAGGATATGTGAAGAATGGCTCAATTGTaaacaaaaagaaatacaATTACTTTTCCTGCAAAAGTATCGTACACTACTTCACAGACAATCAGCCAGTTAGAGGTGTCTGTTACAGAAGCAAATTGACAgttggaaaggaaaacttGCTTACGGATCCGCATCCGGACTAGACTGTGTAAATTAAACGATAAAGCTAACTTACTTTCCcccatacactcacacacacacatttatcaGAAGTTATTCACTGAAGGCAGAAGCACGCAGTGCCGTGCAAGAACAAGATATTTTAGCATAAGAAACACGCACGGCAAACTGACGATGGGTATGGCAAAGCTATTACGATTACCGATACTCAGGCGAAATGGACATAACAATAAACGATGGCCAAACCAAGTGCATTGATTGAAAATAGAACATTCTTAAAAATCAACACGTTTATTTCCTGTTTTACAtatcatacaaaacaaaagaaggtaACAAATGGAATTAGCTAACACTTTTCAATACAGCTAATGGTCTGTATGTACAACAACGGtctaattttttgttttgactaCGCTTACTGTTATCCGCCCTAACTGTTCGCCTTGAAGAGATTCGACATGATTTCACCACATCTGGCCGAAATCTTCAGATCCGCCTTCGGATCACCGCGCGTGGTGCCAATATTAACGATAGCAACCGGCAGACCCAGCTCCTTCGCCTGCAGCACTATCCGATACCCGGAAAATACCGTCAGGCTGGAACCCAGCACAAGAAcaccgtccgattcgatgaTCATCCGTACGACCTTCTCTATCCTCGGCATGGGCACATTATCCCCGAAGAACACAATTTCTGGCTTCAAATTTCCGCCGCACTGGGGGCAGGGTGGTATTTTAAATCCCTCCACATACTCCATCGATAGTTCCACATCACCGTCCGGTCGCATCATGGTCGATTTATCTTCCATCGCGGGATTTAGCTGGTCCAGGATGTGCTGAAACTCGTGCCGCTCGATACGATAGTTACAGCCCTTTCCCCGCTCGTCCTGGTTCCCAACGCAGATCACATCGTACCCGCTACCGTGCAGTTCGACCACCTCCTTCGATCCGGCCTTCCCATGCAATCGGTCCACGTTCTGTGTTACGATACCGCTTATCCGTCCCTCGCGCTCCAACCGTGCCAGCGTGTAGTGTGTAACGTTCGGTGCAATCGACGAAAAGCGTGGCCATCCGACGTAGTTCCGTGCCCAGTACCGCTTCCGGGTCGCTTCCGACTTTACAAAGTCTCCGTGCTGTATCGGTTTGTGGTTGGATCGGGCGTACAAACCGACCCCCTCCGACCGGTAGTCGGGGATGCCGGATTCGGTCGATATACCAGCCCCGGTCAGGACAAGGATGTGTGGTTTGTCTTCCAGGAACTGTTCCAACCGACGACGATCACTTTCCAGCGCCGGTTCGTGCGCCGGCACGTACATCGAGCTGGAGTTGTACCGCTTGCCATTCAGCTGCGAAACTCTAAACAACCCGTGCAGACGCATCGTAATTTGTGGTACGATTTCTTTTGGTTATCGTTCGGCGAACTGGTGATTATTTCACGATATTTGTTGTTAtgatgttgttttctttttttcttcctctgtgTTGTCAAAACAATTGCGCTAGTCGGTGAAATAGGTGGGTTTATAGGCGCACGTTCACGAGTCGACAGCCTAGTCGGTAGATCGTACGAGGCACCCTGTGCTAGTTGGCATGGATTTGTAGGGAAGCTAAAATTTTCCCGGGAAGGGTTAAATTCTTCTTCGTTTATCATTTTACCAACAACAGTGACAACAATTAACGCCGGTGAATGTCTATTTATCGATCGAGACGAAAGGGACGTGCTCCGGACTTTCATACAGCAGGCAGCCTATCGCATGCCTTCCGGCTCGCCATCCCGTACGTAGAAccgactatccagctacagtTGTAATCAAGTCCAGGAAGTCAGAGACGGAATGCCAggacctctcgaagttgtagagcgaaagaaaaagaagaagttctATTGGGGATGGTCCGGTGAAGATAGGTCAGCGGCGCTGGACGTTTACGCGGTTGGAACCGGTATCGCATCCCATCAGGACCGAACGCCCGTGCGCAGGAAATACTATCTATTAACCTCTCGGTAGTGTAGTGCCAGAGAAGAACAAGTGCTATCAAAGAGGTTCTAACTTAACTTGATCAGTCACGaacgtgtttttctttccaaagTTTTTATGTATA from Anopheles stephensi strain Indian chromosome 2, UCI_ANSTEP_V1.0, whole genome shotgun sequence includes the following:
- the LOC118502639 gene encoding NAD-dependent protein deacylase Sirt4, with the protein product MRLHGLFRVSQLNGKRYNSSSMYVPAHEPALESDRRRLEQFLEDKPHILVLTGAGISTESGIPDYRSEGVGLYARSNHKPIQHGDFVKSEATRKRYWARNYVGWPRFSSIAPNVTHYTLARLEREGRISGIVTQNVDRLHGKAGSKEVVELHGSGYDVICVGNQDERGKGCNYRIERHEFQHILDQLNPAMEDKSTMMRPDGDVELSMEYVEGFKIPPCPQCGGNLKPEIVFFGDNVPMPRIEKVVRMIIESDGVLVLGSSLTVFSGYRIVLQAKELGLPVAIVNIGTTRGDPKADLKISARCGEIMSNLFKANS
- the LOC118502640 gene encoding serine/threonine-protein phosphatase 4 catalytic subunit, with protein sequence MPDYSDLDRQIEQLKRCEIIKEHEVKALCAKAREILVEEGNVQRVDSPVTVCGDIHGQFYDLKELFKVGGDVPETNYLFMGDFVDRGYYSVETFLLLLALKVRYPDRITLIRGNHESRQITQVYGFYDECIRKYGSVTVWRYCTEIFDYLSLSAIIDGKIFCVHGGLSPSIQYLDQIRSIDRKQEVPHDGPMCDLLWSDPEDTHGWGVSPRGAGYLFGSDVVSQFNAANDIDMICRAHQLVMEGYKWHFNETVLTVWSAPNYCYRCGNVAAILELNENLQRDFTIFEAAPQESRGIPSKKPQADYFL